A portion of the Paenibacillus hamazuiensis genome contains these proteins:
- a CDS encoding MFS transporter has protein sequence MKSTWKVYVLALISFLVGTSNYIVSGILDRIAETLGTSVAAAGQLITVYSLAYAVGTPILMALTAKMDRLKLLLYSLGLFIAANLLTFILSGFGFFIAARIITALGAGVVTVNALSIAAKIAPPGKQASAIANVTMGITASLIIGVPLGRMVASAFGWKAVFLSISIVGGLAMLVIAAVIPRMQGDKPVPLIKQFALLKKPQVLVALAITFFWLGGYSLAYTYLSPFLLKVTHLNESLISAALFVFGVASLIGSKVGGYSADKRGIKYTLVSGMVLHVISLILLSLVGQSVIAVIAILILWSFAAWSSAPAQQFNLVSLVPDSSGVMLSLNSSMMQLAMAVGAGIGGLIVNRVSLASITWFGVLGVLIAIIAVFVLSSMASRHSVVQSAG, from the coding sequence ATGAAGAGTACATGGAAAGTTTACGTTCTAGCCTTGATCAGCTTTTTAGTTGGAACATCCAATTACATCGTTTCCGGGATATTAGACCGAATCGCAGAGACGTTGGGAACAAGCGTTGCGGCAGCAGGCCAGCTCATTACGGTTTATTCCCTGGCCTATGCGGTCGGCACTCCTATTTTGATGGCGCTGACGGCCAAAATGGACCGGCTTAAGCTCCTACTTTATTCGCTGGGCCTCTTTATTGCCGCAAACCTGCTGACATTTATATTGTCCGGCTTCGGTTTCTTCATTGCCGCGAGAATCATTACGGCGTTAGGCGCCGGGGTGGTCACAGTTAATGCGCTCAGCATCGCCGCCAAAATCGCTCCGCCAGGTAAGCAGGCCAGCGCCATCGCCAACGTCACCATGGGCATTACCGCATCGCTCATCATCGGCGTCCCGCTCGGCAGAATGGTAGCCTCGGCTTTTGGCTGGAAAGCGGTATTTCTGTCCATCTCAATTGTCGGGGGCTTGGCCATGCTTGTCATTGCTGCGGTTATACCACGTATGCAGGGCGACAAGCCTGTCCCTTTGATCAAACAATTTGCTTTGTTAAAAAAGCCTCAAGTTTTGGTTGCTTTAGCGATTACTTTTTTCTGGTTGGGAGGATATTCCCTTGCCTATACTTACTTATCACCTTTTCTGCTAAAGGTGACTCATTTAAATGAATCATTGATCAGCGCAGCTCTGTTCGTGTTCGGCGTTGCCAGTTTGATTGGCTCGAAAGTCGGCGGTTACAGTGCGGATAAACGGGGCATCAAATACACGCTAGTTTCAGGGATGGTGCTTCACGTCATTTCGTTGATTTTGCTATCCTTAGTCGGACAGTCGGTCATTGCCGTAATCGCCATTTTGATCCTCTGGTCTTTTGCCGCTTGGTCATCCGCTCCCGCGCAGCAATTTAACCTGGTTTCGCTTGTTCCTGATTCCTCGGGCGTCATGCTGAGCTTGAACAGTTCCATGATGCAGCTTGCCATGGCTGTCGGCGCAGGAATCGGCGGGCTGATCGTTAACCGTGTTTCTTTAGCATCCATTACCTGGTTCGGGGTACTCGGTGTACTCATCGCCATCATTGCTGTGTTTGTATTGTCCAGCATGGCATCACGGCATTCGGTGGTTCAATCAGCGGGTTAA
- a CDS encoding TetR/AcrR family transcriptional regulator: MTIKKNEADPRVIRTRRLLQDAFASLIQEKDFESITVRDIAERATVNRATFYAHFVDKFEILEARLMESFMTIINRRISGHEVLNEETIQSIFLGVCEFHKGLSTMCKRRNTSLVHVFEIQIKEKIQTILLSFIDKDKMLSNPNAQFLINTASIMLSWGMYGAAYVWNKEGCLISAESFVKQSLPLVMNGAKELLG, encoded by the coding sequence ATGACAATTAAAAAAAATGAAGCCGATCCTCGTGTGATACGTACACGGCGACTCCTTCAAGACGCTTTTGCTTCTTTAATTCAAGAAAAAGACTTTGAATCGATAACCGTTAGGGATATTGCAGAGAGGGCTACTGTTAACAGAGCGACTTTTTATGCGCACTTTGTAGATAAATTCGAAATTCTTGAGGCCAGGTTAATGGAATCATTTATGACAATCATAAATCGTAGAATAAGCGGTCACGAAGTATTGAATGAAGAAACAATTCAGAGTATTTTTCTGGGAGTATGCGAATTTCACAAGGGTCTAAGCACTATGTGCAAAAGAAGAAATACATCGCTTGTACATGTATTCGAAATTCAAATAAAGGAAAAAATTCAAACGATACTTCTTTCCTTTATAGACAAAGACAAGATGCTATCGAATCCAAACGCGCAATTCTTAATAAATACAGCTTCTATCATGTTAAGTTGGGGAATGTATGGGGCGGCTTACGTTTGGAACAAAGAGGGGTGTCTAATAAGTGCGGAATCATTCGTTAAACAGTCTTTGCCCTTAGTGATGAACGGAGCCAAAGAACTGCTGGGATAG
- a CDS encoding IS1182 family transposase (programmed frameshift), whose amino-acid sequence MLRSNPNVQNEYELVCIEELVHPDHPLRKVHKHIDFSFILDLVRPYYCEDNGRPSADPIMLFKMLLIGYLDGIRSERRLEREVFSNNAYRWFLGLGLKDRVPDHSTLSYFRERLQEGDVLQQIFDRVVLLAIQHRLVAGRVLITDSTHLKANANKRKFVQEEVTKSTKAYMEELDEAIRADREAHGKKPLKPREEVEETKLTKVSTTDPESGYMVRDGKPEGFFYLDHRTVDHKYNIIMDVHVTAGNVHDSVPYIERLEHIIKKFKFEKTLEAVALDAGYFTSHICKKLQDKKIYAVIGGRAFTPVKGLMAKWRFKYDAENNVYICPQKHELKYTTTDREGYRQYKSDPNHCANCPMLKECTRSRNHQKVITRHVWQDSKEWVKQNGRSKSGKYLYRLRYQTIERSFADAKELHGLRYCRFRGRNKVQQQALLTALCQNIKKIANILAKRAG is encoded by the exons ATGCTTCGCTCTAATCCGAATGTCCAAAATGAATATGAATTGGTGTGTATCGAGGAACTGGTTCATCCAGATCATCCTCTTCGTAAAGTACATAAGCATATCGACTTTTCCTTTATTCTCGACTTAGTCCGTCCTTATTACTGCGAGGATAATGGACGTCCCTCGGCAGATCCCATCATGCTTTTCAAGATGCTATTGATCGGGTATCTTGACGGCATTCGCTCCGAACGACGGTTGGAAAGAGAGGTTTTCTCTAATAATGCTTATCGATGGTTTCTGGGGCTTGGGCTCAAGGATCGCGTGCCGGATCATAGCACCCTTAGCTACTTTCGTGAACGTCTTCAAGAAGGCGATGTACTTCAACAAATCTTCGACCGGGTCGTTCTGCTTGCTATTCAACATCGTCTCGTTGCCGGTCGGGTACTTATCACCGACTCAACTCATCTTAAGGCCAATGCGAATAAACGAAAGTTTGTTCAAGAGGAAGTAACCAAGAGTACGAAGGCCTACATGGAAGAACTGGACGAAGCAATTCGTGCCGATCGCGAGGCTCATGGAAAAAAGC CTTTAAAGCCACGAGAGGAGGTGGAAGAAACCAAACTAACGAAGGTAAGCACAACCGATCCGGAGAGCGGTTATATGGTGCGGGACGGTAAGCCGGAAGGCTTTTTCTATCTCGATCATCGGACCGTCGACCACAAATACAACATCATCATGGATGTCCACGTCACTGCCGGCAATGTTCACGATTCTGTCCCTTACATAGAGCGTTTGGAACATATCATCAAGAAGTTTAAATTCGAAAAAACACTGGAAGCCGTCGCACTGGATGCAGGTTACTTCACGTCGCACATTTGCAAAAAGCTTCAAGACAAGAAAATATACGCGGTCATCGGAGGTAGAGCCTTTACCCCAGTTAAAGGATTAATGGCTAAGTGGCGATTTAAGTATGATGCGGAGAACAATGTGTATATATGTCCACAAAAACACGAATTGAAATATACGACAACGGATCGCGAAGGCTACAGACAGTATAAGTCGGATCCGAATCATTGTGCGAACTGCCCCATGCTCAAAGAATGTACCCGGTCCCGGAATCACCAAAAAGTCATCACCAGGCATGTATGGCAGGATAGTAAAGAGTGGGTAAAACAAAACGGTAGAAGCAAGTCCGGCAAATATCTCTACCGCTTACGATACCAGACGATTGAGCGAAGCTTCGCGGATGCCAAAGAGCTCCATGGGCTTCGCTACTGCCGGTTCCGCGGCCGAAACAAAGTGCAGCAGCAAGCATTACTGACTGCACTATGTCAAAACATTAAAAAGATCGCCAATATCCTGGCTAAAAGGGCCGGATAA
- a CDS encoding formylglycine-generating enzyme family protein encodes MSVEKLWSDKERFFEDLMDMMVPIAGGTVELRDYRNKNKWISSDYTLSDPGRGSDREVMTWTETIEPLYVMKYPVTRGLYHFVMNKEEVETSVSNLPITEVSWLDSIVFCNELSRIFGRTDCYSLATESENTTYNNKANGFRLLTDAEWQYASKAGTKGYRYETIDKIAWYRENSNGSAQQVGKLLPNPWGLYDMIGNVWEWCWDLYDVERYGNYRVFRGGSWAEEENNCGSTIRRKSMPNFKIDDLGFRIGLTSL; translated from the coding sequence ATGTCAGTCGAAAAGCTCTGGAGCGACAAGGAGCGTTTTTTTGAAGATTTAATGGATATGATGGTACCAATAGCAGGCGGAACCGTTGAATTACGCGATTATAGGAATAAAAACAAATGGATAAGTTCGGATTACACGTTATCAGACCCTGGCAGAGGAAGCGACAGAGAGGTAATGACGTGGACAGAAACGATCGAACCTCTCTATGTCATGAAGTACCCGGTAACACGGGGGTTGTATCATTTCGTCATGAATAAAGAAGAGGTAGAAACGAGCGTGAGTAACCTGCCAATAACGGAAGTTTCGTGGCTGGATTCAATCGTTTTTTGTAACGAACTGTCCAGAATTTTTGGAAGAACTGATTGCTACAGCCTCGCAACTGAAAGTGAGAACACTACATATAATAACAAAGCGAATGGCTTTCGATTGCTAACCGATGCTGAATGGCAGTATGCAAGCAAAGCGGGAACCAAGGGATATCGGTATGAAACGATCGATAAGATCGCATGGTATCGAGAAAACTCCAATGGATCGGCTCAGCAAGTGGGGAAGCTGCTTCCTAATCCATGGGGGCTTTACGATATGATCGGAAACGTATGGGAGTGGTGCTGGGACCTGTATGATGTCGAACGATATGGCAACTATAGGGTTTTCCGGGGAGGCAGTTGGGCTGAAGAAGAGAACAACTGCGGTTCTACCATTAGAAGGAAAAGCATGCCTAATTTCAAGATAGATGACCTTGGATTTAGAATAGGTCTTACAAGTCTTTGA
- a CDS encoding recombinase family protein, translating to MALEVEVIKASRKISDRNAGKLPDVLRVAPYARVSTDTEEQLSSYKSQVAYYTDLVSKRSDWVLVDIYADEAITGTQVAKREDFQRMINDCMDGKIDMIITKSISRFARNTLDTLKYVRMLKEKNIAVLFEDENINTLTMDGELLLVILSSVAQQEVENISANVKKGLKMKMKRGELVGFQSCLGYDYDVNTKQITVNQEEAEIVRYIFERYTSGIGAYVIAKELTEAGHKTKYGRGEWQDTTVLGIIKNEKYKGDLLQGKTFTVDPISKRRLDNYGEEDQFYVKNHHEPIVSEEVFEKAQDILHRRGENRRRGAKGKRDKYSRKFAFSSKLECAFCGSNLSRRNWHSGTPHEKVIWQCVTATKKGKKYCPHSKALEEKLIEGAFVESYKLVCRNNSDVLDELMKRMESVFSDQNNQKRLNKINSEIQAMEQKRCRLIDLCLDEKIDRATYEQKYVELDTSLTKLLEEKEQLEQSAQDEIDLGKRLEHFRKVLQTNEVLTAFDRNVFESIVDKVIIGENSNQESPEPYRLTFVYKTGFHNSIQSKMHKQKKSLRSERGRVPSYSENNTCGVLCVAG from the coding sequence ATGGCTCTCGAAGTAGAAGTAATTAAAGCAAGTAGGAAAATATCCGATCGCAACGCCGGAAAGTTACCGGATGTTCTTCGCGTCGCCCCATATGCCCGCGTAAGTACCGACACCGAGGAGCAATTGAGCAGCTACAAGTCGCAAGTCGCCTATTACACCGATCTCGTTAGCAAACGAAGCGACTGGGTACTGGTTGATATTTATGCAGATGAAGCCATAACCGGTACTCAGGTAGCGAAGCGCGAGGATTTTCAGCGCATGATTAACGATTGTATGGACGGGAAAATTGATATGATCATCACCAAGTCTATCTCCAGGTTTGCAAGAAATACGCTGGACACGTTGAAATACGTCCGGATGTTGAAGGAAAAGAACATCGCCGTACTTTTTGAAGATGAGAATATCAATACGCTGACGATGGACGGCGAATTGTTGCTCGTCATCTTAAGCTCCGTAGCGCAGCAGGAAGTGGAGAACATCTCCGCCAACGTAAAAAAAGGTTTGAAGATGAAAATGAAGCGCGGCGAACTGGTGGGCTTTCAAAGTTGTTTGGGCTATGATTACGATGTGAATACGAAACAGATCACCGTTAATCAAGAAGAAGCCGAAATCGTCCGCTATATTTTTGAACGATATACATCGGGGATCGGCGCTTACGTTATTGCCAAGGAACTGACTGAGGCGGGACATAAGACCAAGTACGGAAGGGGCGAATGGCAGGACACAACCGTTCTTGGTATCATAAAGAATGAGAAGTACAAAGGCGATTTGCTGCAAGGAAAGACATTTACCGTCGATCCCATTTCCAAGAGAAGGTTGGATAATTACGGCGAGGAAGATCAGTTTTATGTCAAAAATCATCATGAGCCGATTGTCAGCGAGGAAGTATTTGAGAAGGCGCAGGACATATTGCATCGAAGAGGCGAGAATCGTCGCCGCGGCGCAAAAGGCAAGCGGGACAAGTACAGCAGAAAATTTGCTTTCAGCAGCAAGTTGGAATGTGCTTTCTGCGGAAGCAATCTCTCGCGGCGGAACTGGCACAGCGGAACCCCGCACGAGAAGGTGATTTGGCAGTGCGTGACAGCCACGAAAAAGGGGAAGAAATACTGCCCTCACAGTAAAGCCTTGGAGGAAAAGCTGATTGAGGGTGCTTTTGTCGAATCGTATAAATTGGTGTGCCGCAATAATTCGGACGTGCTGGACGAGCTTATGAAAAGAATGGAATCGGTGTTTAGCGACCAGAATAATCAAAAGCGACTGAACAAAATTAACAGCGAGATTCAGGCCATGGAGCAAAAACGTTGCAGGCTGATTGATTTGTGCCTGGATGAGAAAATAGACAGGGCTACCTACGAACAGAAGTATGTGGAACTCGATACTTCGCTCACTAAACTGCTCGAAGAAAAGGAACAACTGGAGCAATCCGCACAAGATGAAATTGATTTGGGAAAGCGGCTTGAGCATTTCCGCAAAGTGCTTCAAACAAATGAGGTTCTGACCGCATTCGACCGAAACGTATTCGAAAGCATCGTTGATAAAGTGATTATTGGGGAGAACTCCAATCAGGAAAGTCCCGAGCCGTACAGACTGACCTTCGTCTATAAGACCGGCTTTCATAACAGCATCCAAAGCAAGATGCATAAGCAAAAAAAGTCCTTGCGAAGTGAAAGGGGGAGAGTGCCTTCCTATTCCGAGAACAACACATGTGGAGTGCTGTGTGTCGCTGGTTAG
- the crcB gene encoding fluoride efflux transporter CrcB, protein MYLGVGGTLGAISRYSLGIWIGERFGHAFPVHTLTINLLGCFLLSLFYTLTTTRFLVHPHFRSSFGTGFVGSFTTFSTFSYDNVTLLQSAHYGLALLYIAASLLGGYLFTSLGIRLGNYEKGRIQQESE, encoded by the coding sequence GTGTATCTCGGTGTCGGCGGAACGCTCGGCGCTATTAGCCGCTATTCACTTGGCATTTGGATAGGAGAACGTTTTGGACATGCATTTCCGGTTCACACGCTAACGATTAATTTATTGGGTTGTTTCTTGCTTTCTCTCTTCTATACGCTGACCACGACAAGATTTTTGGTACATCCGCACTTCCGCTCTTCTTTCGGAACAGGATTTGTTGGGTCGTTCACTACGTTTTCGACCTTTAGTTATGACAATGTAACATTGCTTCAATCAGCACATTATGGATTAGCATTGCTCTACATTGCAGCAAGCCTGCTCGGCGGTTACCTGTTCACAAGCTTAGGTATACGCCTGGGTAACTATGAGAAAGGCAGAATCCAGCAGGAAAGTGAGTAA
- a CDS encoding fluoride efflux transporter FluC, with translation MDILWIGIGGFIGAISRFAVVDAFSRRSISSIPFETLTVNLAGSFLLDILYGLTLNLHLTALIGTGFLGAFTTFSTFQYEIVQIRRLYKWRSIVSYVSISVISGIAFCALGYVFGHLWT, from the coding sequence ATGGATATTTTATGGATAGGCATTGGTGGGTTTATTGGGGCGATTAGCCGATTTGCTGTCGTGGATGCGTTTAGTCGACGATCAATATCATCGATTCCTTTCGAAACGTTGACTGTAAACCTGGCAGGCTCCTTTTTACTCGACATTTTGTATGGGCTGACTTTGAATTTACATCTTACCGCCCTTATAGGAACGGGCTTCTTAGGAGCCTTTACAACTTTTTCTACATTCCAGTACGAAATTGTACAGATCCGCCGACTATATAAATGGCGCTCTATTGTCTCTTATGTGTCTATCAGTGTGATTTCTGGAATTGCTTTCTGCGCATTAGGTTATGTATTCGGGCATTTGTGGACCTAG
- a CDS encoding rhodanese-like domain-containing protein has protein sequence MIPSKPLMVYCQVDYRGNVATRILRQHGFDAANLTGGYKSFEIASFRPSASE, from the coding sequence TTGATTCCCTCCAAGCCGCTCATGGTCTATTGCCAAGTCGATTATCGCGGCAACGTGGCTACTCGAATCTTAAGACAGCATGGGTTTGACGCAGCTAACCTGACCGGCGGCTATAAATCCTTCGAGATCGCCTCCTTCCGCCCATCGGCATCGGAGTAA
- a CDS encoding DUF302 domain-containing protein encodes MTFHYTVETEKTPEQAIEKLTEALKEEKFGVLWQLDMKAKLQEKGVDFNQTFHILEVCNPVEAKRVLSENSLVGYFLPCKIAVYEEKGKIRIGLPKPTALTGLVENDNLMAIATDIEKRLIACVDKSK; translated from the coding sequence ATGACATTTCATTACACGGTTGAAACGGAGAAAACGCCGGAACAAGCCATTGAGAAATTGACGGAAGCCCTAAAGGAAGAAAAGTTCGGCGTGCTTTGGCAGTTGGATATGAAGGCTAAACTTCAGGAGAAGGGAGTGGATTTCAACCAAACTTTTCACATCCTGGAGGTCTGCAACCCCGTCGAAGCCAAACGCGTGTTATCTGAAAATTCCTTAGTCGGCTATTTCCTTCCTTGCAAGATCGCGGTTTATGAGGAGAAGGGGAAAATCCGGATTGGCCTCCCAAAACCTACGGCCCTGACCGGCCTCGTGGAAAACGACAATCTCATGGCGATTGCAACGGATATCGAGAAACGACTCATTGCTTGCGTCGATAAAAGCAAATAA
- a CDS encoding class I SAM-dependent methyltransferase, producing MAKLESPERRAASPPESLLDKLDVRDPFSLLDLGAGTGYFTLPAAERTSGIVFALDIEPRMLDIIRSKAEERELNHIQTLQGQLENIPLEKESVDRVLASLVLHEAETVDRAVAEMYRVLKSGGICLCLEWEKKETLQGPPLHHRISADALKQSMERHGFSIMEVIRPTDVQYAVIARKA from the coding sequence ATGGCGAAATTGGAGAGTCCTGAACGCAGAGCAGCCAGTCCTCCGGAGTCGCTGCTTGATAAACTCGATGTACGTGATCCTTTTTCGCTTCTGGACTTGGGGGCTGGCACCGGTTATTTTACGCTTCCGGCGGCGGAGCGAACGAGCGGTATCGTATTCGCACTCGATATCGAACCGCGAATGCTGGATATCATCCGCAGCAAGGCTGAAGAACGAGAACTGAACCATATTCAGACCCTTCAAGGACAATTGGAGAACATTCCGCTGGAAAAGGAATCTGTGGATCGGGTGCTCGCATCCCTTGTGCTCCATGAAGCAGAAACCGTCGATCGGGCCGTTGCAGAAATGTACCGCGTCCTGAAATCCGGCGGTATTTGTCTATGTCTTGAATGGGAGAAGAAAGAGACGCTCCAAGGGCCTCCTCTCCATCATCGCATCAGCGCGGATGCATTGAAACAATCCATGGAGCGGCATGGATTTTCGATTATGGAGGTCATTAGGCCGACAGATGTCCAATATGCCGTGATTGCCCGGAAAGCATGA
- a CDS encoding rhodanese-like domain-containing protein, whose product MNSDIWVNIILVFLVLVFFYFRFGPTKGLKTLSAANFKQELEGSKQTVLIDVREPGEFKGGHIQGAKNIPLSQLNRRLGEIPKDRDLLLYCRSGMRSKSAARILMKNGFTRLAHLRGGISAWTGPVSKR is encoded by the coding sequence TTGAACAGTGACATTTGGGTAAATATCATTCTCGTCTTTCTGGTACTCGTATTCTTTTATTTCCGATTCGGTCCGACGAAAGGGCTAAAGACGCTTAGTGCGGCAAATTTCAAACAAGAGCTTGAGGGGTCCAAGCAAACGGTTCTTATTGACGTTCGCGAACCGGGAGAGTTCAAGGGAGGACATATCCAAGGGGCGAAGAATATCCCTTTGTCCCAGTTGAATCGCCGGCTTGGCGAAATCCCCAAGGATCGGGATCTGTTGCTCTATTGCCGAAGCGGCATGAGAAGCAAAAGTGCAGCGCGGATTCTGATGAAGAACGGTTTTACCCGGCTGGCTCACTTGCGTGGTGGTATCAGTGCTTGGACAGGCCCGGTATCGAAGCGATGA
- a CDS encoding rhodanese-like domain-containing protein: protein MFALVVLVLASWGLRRIWPAKGLNWVDPQSWKEAIDRNSEMKLLDVRDAMDYEACHVNGSINISLGRLPVLWKKELSPEDSVLIIADGDYERRSAARILRRRGFRKLYTGEGKGCA from the coding sequence GTGTTTGCTCTGGTCGTTCTTGTTCTGGCTTCATGGGGACTCCGCCGAATTTGGCCGGCCAAAGGGCTGAATTGGGTGGATCCCCAATCATGGAAAGAAGCCATCGACCGGAATTCTGAAATGAAACTGTTGGACGTTCGCGATGCCATGGACTATGAAGCATGCCACGTGAATGGCTCCATTAACATATCTTTAGGCCGTCTACCGGTGCTTTGGAAGAAGGAGTTGTCGCCGGAGGATTCCGTTCTCATCATCGCGGATGGCGATTACGAGCGAAGATCCGCCGCGCGAATCCTAAGACGACGCGGCTTCCGGAAGTTATATACCGGAGAAGGCAAAGGATGCGCATAA